From a single Chiloscyllium plagiosum isolate BGI_BamShark_2017 chromosome 27, ASM401019v2, whole genome shotgun sequence genomic region:
- the LOC122563718 gene encoding splicing factor, proline- and glutamine-rich-like, translated as MSRDRFRNRTGFQRRGGMSPPFRGGGGGSNRNNAPNRPNGAGAPADALKQQPAASASNQVAASQQTPPPKSMAPGSQKSAETDKKNGEAAASQGASAGRGGASGEGGKQQQASSQGGGSAGSGASESRQAREVKEAEREQAVLRAQLSLLRKPGEKTYTQRCRLFVGNLPADITEDDFKRLFDKYGEPGEVFINKGKGFGFIRLESRTLAEIAKAELDDTPMRGRPLRIRFATHSAALTVRNLSPYVSNELLEEAFSQFGQVERAIVIVDDRGRSTGKGIVEFATKPAARKALERCNEGVFLLTASPRPVIVEPMEQYDDEDGLPEKLAQRNPMYQKEREHPPRFAQHGTFEFEYSQRWKSLDEMEKQQREQVEKNMREARDKLENEMEDAYHEHQAMLLRQDLMRRQEELRRMEELHSQEVQKRKQLELRQEEERRRREEEMLMRQREKEEMMRRQREENFRMGYMDPRERDLRMAGGMAEQYAATNQSFPPMAAMGYEGHSAMNSPGGPSAMTGQMMSNSGNTSDIAGRNDRFGQGAPGPMNAQPPRPMGPTGPSFSRGREEYEAGGKKPRF; from the exons ATGTCTCGGGATCGCTTCAGGAACCGCACAGGATTTCAGAGGCGGGGTGGTATGAGCCCTCCGTTCCGGGGAGGCGGCGGCGGTAGCAACCGCAACAACGCTCCCAACCGCCCGAACGGAGCGGGAGCCCCGGCCGACGCCCTCAAGCAGCAGCCGGCGGCCTCTGCCTCTAACCAGGTCGCGGCCTCTCAGCAGACCCCACCTCCGAAATCAATGGCGCCGGGCTCGCAGAAATCCGCCGAGACCGACAAGAAGAATGGCGAGGCGGCGGCCTCTCAGGGCGCCTCGGCCGGGCGCGGCGGCGCCAGCGGCGAGGGGGGCAAGCAACAGCAGGCGTCGTCGCAGGGGGGCGGCTCGGCGGGCTCGGGCGCCTCGGAGAGCCGGCAGGCGCGCGAGGTCAAGGAGGCGGAGCGCGAGCAGGCGGTGCTGCGGGCCCAGCTCTCGCTGCTCCGCAAGCCCGGCGAGAAGACCTACACGCAGCGGTGCCGCCTGTTCGTCGGCAACCTGCCGGCCGACATCACCGAGGACGACTTCAAGCGGCTCTTCGACAAGTACGGCGAGCCCGGCGAGGTTTTCATCAACAAAGGCAAAGGGTTCGGCTTCATCCGcctg GAAAGTCGAACTTTGGCTGAAATAGCCAAAGCTGAACTTGATGATACACCCATGAGGGGTCGACCTCTTCGCATTCGTTTTGCCACACACTCTGCAGCTCTGACTGTCCGTAATCTTTCTCCTTATGTGTCAAATGAACTACTTGAGGAAGCATTCTCCCAATTTGGTCAGGTGGAAAGGGCCATTGTAATAGTGGATGATCGTGGGAGATCAACAGGCAAAGGCATAGTTGAATTTGCAACAAAGCCAGCTGCGAGAAAGGCCCTTGAGCGTTGCAATGAAGGAGTATTCCTCCTAACTGC CTCTCCACGGCCTGTGATTGTGGAACCAATGGAACAGTATGATGATGAGGATGGTCTTCCAGAGAAGCTTGCCCAGAGAAATCCAATGTATCAGAA GGAACGGGAGCATCCTCCTCGCTTTGCCCAGCATGGAACATTTGAGTTTGAATATTCCCAACGATGGAAGTCTCTTGATGAAATGGAAAAACAGCAAAGAGAACAAGTGGAGAAAAATATGAGAGAGGCCAGAGATAAGCTGGAAAATGAAATGGAAGATGCATACCATGAGCATCAAGCAATGTTACTGAGACAGG ATCTTATGCGTCGTCAAGAAGAGCTTCGCCGCATGGAAGAGCTTCATAGTCAAGAGGTTCAGAAACGTAAACAGTTGGAATTGAG GCAAGAAGAAGAGCGCCGTAGAAGAGAGGAGGAGATGTTGATGCGTCAGCGGGAGAAAGAGGAAATGATGAGGCGCCAAAGGGAGGAGAATTTCCGAATGGGATACATGGATCCA agagaacGTGACTTGCGCATGGCTGGAGGAATGGCAG AACAATATGCTGCTACAAACCAAAGCTTTCCACCAATGGCAGCAATGGGCTATGAAGGTCACAGTGCAATGAATAGCCCTGGAGGACCAAGTGCAATGACTGGGCAGATGATGAGCAACAGTGGAAACACAAGCGACATAGCAGGG